The following are encoded together in the Streptomyces flavofungini genome:
- a CDS encoding helix-turn-helix transcriptional regulator, translating to MISVGVIARGGPERAELRAALEADGRHRVADEGEPGREVALVRRARPRVLVISQSDEESAVSALHRLAAAPVPVAALLLAGRFTCGGLRRILSCRPAGVLHRATAAAHLPWAVAAAAAGGPVLGPELVDVVAGACPCPGCAPSARDEARALLTTLSTRELEVLELVGEGLSNPQIAAALTISSDTAKDHVGSICGKLGLRGRLQVARVAWQAGLTGRPAPAGGPVHAACG from the coding sequence GTGATTTCGGTCGGTGTCATCGCGCGCGGCGGACCGGAACGGGCGGAGCTGCGCGCCGCCCTGGAGGCGGACGGGCGGCATCGGGTCGCCGACGAGGGCGAGCCGGGCCGGGAGGTGGCACTCGTGCGCCGCGCCCGGCCCCGGGTACTCGTGATCAGTCAGAGCGACGAGGAGTCGGCGGTCTCCGCGCTGCACCGGCTCGCCGCCGCGCCCGTGCCGGTGGCCGCCCTGCTGCTCGCGGGCCGGTTCACCTGCGGCGGCCTGCGGCGGATCCTGTCCTGCCGCCCGGCGGGCGTCCTGCACCGGGCCACCGCGGCCGCCCATCTGCCGTGGGCGGTCGCCGCGGCCGCCGCGGGCGGTCCCGTCCTCGGCCCCGAGTTGGTCGACGTGGTGGCCGGCGCCTGTCCGTGCCCCGGCTGCGCCCCGTCGGCGCGGGACGAGGCGCGGGCCCTGCTCACCACCCTGTCCACGCGCGAGCTCGAAGTGCTCGAACTCGTCGGCGAGGGCCTGTCGAACCCGCAGATCGCCGCGGCCCTCACCATCAGCTCCGACACCGCCAAGGACCACGTCGGCAGCATCTGCGGCAAGCTCGGCCTCCGGGGCCGGCTCCAGGTGGCCCGCGTCGCCTGGCAGGCGGGCCTCACCGGACGCCCGGCCCCCGCGGGCGGCCCGGTGCATGCCGCCTGCGGGTGA
- a CDS encoding tetratricopeptide repeat protein has product MRDSHRAEAERLLARAVEEEVRRTGGRTDGGVLLSRARGGLDAMAQTAAEEYEAYTRALDEAAAGQLTFAQRYAKEGAGTPLLVVAVAAVAATAADLALGTGGGTALGAGAAVAVAGAAATVVKVTASHVPAAQRHAGAVSQPGGPEQLRLQWLTALEVRGIRPFLDQQRVLNAASGGGVAGGSGGQKKAAPQLRRTDKSAAARRRSVLEQSFAQLPQPATGFAGRRAELGRIAQWVHAARASTQTKPTVVVLHGSPGAGRSSLAVRAAHDVKDQFRGACLVDLRGESPDTPPLSTRDALLHLLNRLGAPREQLLFRERSTQEKQVKRLSEIYHQYLTGLEVVVVLDDARDPDQVRTLIPERSDSLVLVTAREPLDLPEDLPAWVHHLPVAELDAAGAEQLLRGSAEELTGPYDAASLETVRDLCGGLPLALRAAGSSLGPRTPLELVADLSAYGPADALSPVERALSLRYADQAEPARRLLRRLALAGRASLGAAAAAALLATDEAEAGRQLTALSRAGLVDHVRGDRYRLHDLVRSFAQARLADEEEPGERTAAQERLIVSYGELADSVIRLVDGKTSTRADHFGQHGFTSLDSALRWLDDESSFITAALRHAEGVDPQAVLNLLGALCDYCLLRGDLYRLGEISEFAQSLEKDGATAGGRSGQGRMERSVQWRTGIAARQIGDLDQARSTLSSVVDLYFEAHQDAGAARALGSLGITLHHQGNLSEAAARLREALDLQVSEQLAGDRAWTLHALAAVERDRSRLGEAEEMLRTALILHRESESVHGEAWAHFQLGQVCLRRGDVPRAEEELRRALDLYGSTRDARGEAWALTQLSRARLVAGDPAPAVDGLRQAVSRHRDNEDARGEAWSLYYLGQALEETGDLEQAVRDLERARTMFSRMRDVYGLACARHHSARVTRDQRAAQTGSLRNSGFARQLLMDARADFQRIGVAHGEAWTCLELAVVDAGNARTQAALSLCDEAIALFASYGDRRGEDWAHFLRATLLPYASPGGWEIGTAVAQEELVQLARAIHPLRDGKLDQYVEAYLLLLERGAELDAGWQAWRLGMTPDRHAREIMGVSVTAP; this is encoded by the coding sequence ATGCGGGACAGCCATCGGGCCGAAGCCGAGCGGCTGTTGGCACGGGCGGTCGAGGAGGAGGTCCGGCGCACCGGCGGGCGCACGGACGGCGGGGTCCTCCTGTCACGGGCGCGCGGCGGCCTCGACGCCATGGCGCAGACGGCGGCCGAGGAGTACGAGGCGTACACCCGGGCCCTGGACGAGGCGGCGGCCGGACAGCTCACCTTCGCGCAGCGGTACGCGAAGGAGGGCGCGGGCACGCCGCTGCTCGTCGTGGCCGTCGCCGCCGTCGCGGCCACGGCCGCCGACCTCGCGCTCGGCACGGGCGGCGGCACGGCGCTCGGCGCGGGCGCGGCGGTCGCGGTGGCGGGCGCCGCCGCGACGGTGGTGAAGGTGACGGCGTCGCACGTCCCGGCGGCGCAGCGGCACGCGGGCGCGGTGAGCCAGCCGGGCGGGCCCGAGCAGCTGCGGCTGCAGTGGCTGACGGCCCTGGAGGTGCGCGGCATCCGGCCGTTCCTGGACCAGCAGCGGGTCCTCAACGCGGCGAGCGGCGGCGGCGTGGCCGGCGGGAGCGGCGGGCAGAAGAAGGCGGCGCCGCAGCTGCGCCGCACCGACAAGAGCGCGGCGGCCCGGCGGCGCAGTGTCCTCGAACAGTCCTTCGCCCAACTGCCGCAGCCCGCCACCGGGTTCGCGGGACGGCGGGCCGAGCTGGGCCGGATCGCGCAGTGGGTGCACGCGGCGCGCGCCAGCACCCAGACCAAGCCGACCGTCGTGGTGCTGCACGGGTCGCCCGGCGCGGGCCGCTCCTCGCTCGCCGTGCGGGCGGCGCACGACGTGAAGGACCAGTTCCGCGGGGCCTGCCTGGTGGACCTGCGCGGCGAGAGCCCCGACACCCCGCCGCTGTCGACCCGCGACGCGCTCCTGCACCTGCTCAACCGCCTCGGCGCGCCCCGCGAACAGCTCCTGTTCCGCGAGCGCTCCACACAGGAAAAGCAGGTCAAACGGCTCAGCGAGATCTACCACCAGTATCTGACGGGCCTTGAGGTGGTCGTCGTCCTCGACGACGCCCGCGACCCCGACCAGGTCCGCACCCTCATCCCCGAGCGCTCCGACAGCCTCGTCCTCGTCACCGCCCGCGAACCCCTCGACCTGCCCGAGGACCTGCCCGCCTGGGTGCACCACCTGCCGGTGGCGGAGCTGGACGCGGCGGGCGCCGAGCAGTTGCTGCGCGGCTCGGCGGAGGAGCTGACCGGGCCCTACGACGCGGCGTCCCTGGAGACCGTGCGGGACCTGTGCGGCGGTCTTCCGCTCGCGCTGCGCGCCGCCGGGTCCTCGCTCGGGCCGCGCACCCCGCTGGAGCTGGTCGCCGACCTCTCCGCGTACGGCCCCGCGGACGCCCTCTCCCCCGTCGAGCGCGCCCTCTCGCTGCGCTACGCCGACCAGGCGGAGCCCGCCCGCCGCCTCCTTCGACGGCTCGCGCTCGCCGGCCGTGCCTCGCTCGGCGCGGCCGCGGCCGCCGCGCTGCTCGCCACCGACGAGGCCGAGGCGGGCCGCCAGCTCACCGCGCTGTCCCGGGCGGGCCTCGTCGACCACGTCCGAGGCGACCGCTACCGCCTGCACGACCTCGTCCGCTCCTTCGCCCAGGCCCGCCTCGCCGACGAGGAGGAGCCCGGCGAGCGCACCGCCGCGCAGGAACGTCTCATCGTCAGCTACGGCGAGCTCGCCGACTCCGTGATCCGCCTCGTCGACGGCAAGACCTCCACCCGCGCCGACCACTTCGGGCAGCACGGCTTCACGTCCCTGGACTCCGCGCTGCGCTGGCTCGACGACGAGTCGAGCTTCATCACGGCGGCGCTGCGGCACGCGGAGGGCGTCGACCCGCAGGCCGTCCTCAACCTGCTCGGCGCCCTCTGCGACTACTGCCTGCTGCGCGGCGACCTCTACCGGCTCGGCGAGATCAGCGAGTTCGCGCAGTCCCTGGAGAAGGACGGGGCCACCGCCGGAGGGCGGTCAGGGCAGGGCCGGATGGAGCGCAGCGTGCAGTGGCGCACCGGCATAGCGGCCCGCCAGATCGGCGACCTCGACCAGGCCCGCTCCACCCTGTCGTCCGTCGTCGACCTGTACTTCGAGGCCCACCAGGACGCGGGCGCGGCCCGCGCGCTCGGCTCCCTCGGCATCACCCTGCACCACCAGGGCAATCTGTCCGAGGCCGCGGCCCGCCTGCGCGAGGCCCTCGACCTGCAGGTGTCCGAGCAGCTCGCGGGCGACCGCGCCTGGACCCTGCACGCGCTCGCCGCCGTCGAACGCGACCGCTCCCGCCTCGGCGAGGCCGAGGAGATGCTGCGCACCGCCCTGATCCTGCACCGCGAGAGCGAGTCCGTGCACGGTGAGGCCTGGGCCCACTTCCAGCTCGGCCAGGTGTGTCTGCGCCGGGGCGACGTGCCGCGCGCGGAGGAGGAGCTGCGGCGCGCCCTCGACCTGTACGGCAGCACCCGCGACGCCCGCGGCGAGGCGTGGGCCCTCACCCAGCTCTCCCGCGCCCGGCTCGTCGCGGGCGACCCGGCGCCCGCGGTCGACGGCCTGCGCCAGGCGGTCTCCCGGCACCGCGACAACGAGGACGCCCGCGGTGAGGCCTGGTCCCTGTACTACCTCGGCCAGGCCCTTGAGGAGACCGGCGACCTCGAACAGGCCGTCCGCGACCTGGAGCGGGCCCGCACGATGTTCTCCCGCATGCGGGACGTCTACGGCCTCGCCTGCGCCCGCCACCACTCGGCCCGCGTCACCCGCGACCAGCGCGCCGCGCAGACCGGCTCGCTGCGCAACTCCGGCTTCGCCCGCCAGCTCCTGATGGACGCCCGCGCCGACTTCCAGCGCATCGGCGTCGCCCACGGCGAGGCCTGGACGTGCCTGGAGCTGGCCGTCGTCGACGCCGGGAACGCCCGTACGCAGGCCGCGCTCTCCCTCTGCGACGAGGCCATCGCCCTCTTCGCCTCCTACGGCGACCGGCGCGGCGAGGACTGGGCCCACTTCCTGCGCGCCACGCTCCTGCCCTACGCCTCCCCCGGCGGCTGGGAGATCGGCACGGCCGTCGCCCAGGAGGAACTGGTCCAACTGGCCCGCGCGATCCACCCGTTGCGGGACGGCAAGCTCGACCAGTACGTCGAGGCGTATCTGCTGCTCCTGGAACGCGGCGCCGAGCTGGACGCGGGGTGGCAGGCGTGGCGGCTCGGGATGACACCGGACCGGCACGCCCGGGAGATCATGGGGGTTTCGGTGACCGCGCCTTGA
- a CDS encoding DUF4307 domain-containing protein, whose translation MTAVSGGDSGGVATRVPEDRYGRSADARADRTLKIVGSVLGVLMLGVIGWFGYASIAGTELSGEMIKFDVVSDQAVEVHLEVRKDADANGYCTLRSQAEDGSEVGRADFRFDQDKGRVDKVVTLRTTERATSAELVGCHAD comes from the coding sequence ATGACCGCGGTGAGCGGCGGCGACAGCGGCGGTGTGGCCACGCGCGTTCCCGAGGACCGCTACGGCAGGTCCGCGGACGCACGCGCCGACCGCACGCTGAAGATCGTCGGCTCCGTCCTCGGCGTGCTGATGCTGGGTGTGATCGGCTGGTTCGGGTACGCCTCGATCGCCGGGACCGAGCTCAGCGGCGAGATGATCAAGTTCGACGTGGTCTCTGACCAGGCCGTCGAGGTGCACCTCGAGGTGCGCAAGGACGCGGATGCGAACGGCTACTGCACGCTCCGCTCCCAGGCCGAGGACGGCTCCGAGGTGGGCCGCGCCGACTTCCGCTTCGATCAGGACAAGGGGCGCGTCGACAAGGTCGTCACGCTGCGCACGACCGAGCGCGCCACCAGCGCGGAGCTCGTCGGCTGCCACGCCGACTGA
- a CDS encoding LysE family translocator, producing the protein MQWHQVLGFMVAVTPLTLIPGTSFTLVTQRVIAGSRSDGVLVMFGSACGLLVHATLAAVGLSALVMSSAQALTVVKLLGGIYLVWLGVTTWRSARRGVETTKQVRWRLPWAGLGGFGQGLWSNVLNPKAASVYLTLVPQFLSAGRPIAPQIAMLAVAHVIIFLVWMLFWTSVVAAARTVIDTPRFRRGMSRLAGAVLVSLGVRTATAS; encoded by the coding sequence GTGCAGTGGCATCAGGTACTCGGCTTCATGGTCGCGGTCACACCCCTGACGTTGATTCCTGGGACCAGCTTCACTCTCGTCACGCAGCGCGTGATCGCTGGTTCGCGGTCTGATGGCGTGCTCGTCATGTTCGGCTCCGCGTGCGGGCTCCTGGTGCACGCAACGCTTGCCGCGGTCGGCTTGTCGGCCCTGGTCATGTCGTCGGCCCAGGCGTTGACGGTGGTGAAACTCCTGGGCGGCATCTACCTCGTCTGGCTGGGCGTGACCACATGGCGCTCAGCGCGCCGCGGCGTCGAGACGACCAAGCAGGTCCGGTGGCGTTTGCCCTGGGCTGGACTTGGGGGCTTCGGGCAGGGGCTGTGGTCCAACGTCCTCAATCCGAAGGCCGCATCGGTCTATCTCACCCTCGTCCCGCAGTTCCTCTCCGCTGGCCGCCCCATCGCGCCGCAGATCGCGATGCTCGCGGTCGCGCATGTGATCATCTTCCTGGTGTGGATGCTGTTCTGGACGTCGGTGGTTGCCGCCGCGCGCACGGTGATCGACACGCCTCGATTCCGGCGTGGGATGAGTCGGCTGGCGGGAGCTGTACTGGTGTCCTTGGGAGTGCGAACCGCAACGGCAAGCTAG
- a CDS encoding radical SAM/SPASM domain-containing protein encodes MSAPIAERAKSEELQPPGMLWLDLTRKCQLSCTHCYNQSGPDGDHGSMEREDWLRVISEAADLGVSDVQLIGGEPTMHPHGIEIFDFALTKGLKAEIYSNLVHVSEAWWEQLRQEGASLATSYYSDQAAEHNAVTGRRTHARTRKNIIKALAQGTPLRVGIVATDNTQDTEAARRDLESLGVTDIGVDHVRPFGRGTSSGQAPDAAELCGHCGDGVASVGPNGVVSPCVFSTWLATGNVRAGSMASILSSPEMREATSHIQAARGDETRACRPDCVPNNPCDPRCDPNAACKPGSPGTGCPPRN; translated from the coding sequence ATGTCTGCACCAATCGCAGAGCGAGCGAAATCCGAGGAGCTTCAGCCTCCGGGGATGCTCTGGCTCGACCTCACCCGCAAGTGCCAACTGAGCTGTACTCACTGTTACAACCAGTCGGGCCCCGACGGTGATCACGGCTCCATGGAGCGTGAGGACTGGCTCAGGGTGATCAGCGAAGCTGCGGACCTCGGTGTGTCTGACGTGCAACTCATCGGCGGCGAACCGACGATGCACCCGCACGGGATCGAGATCTTTGACTTCGCCCTCACCAAGGGGCTGAAGGCGGAGATCTACAGCAACCTAGTCCACGTCTCCGAAGCCTGGTGGGAGCAACTGCGTCAAGAAGGCGCGTCACTGGCCACCTCGTACTACTCCGACCAGGCCGCCGAACACAACGCGGTCACGGGCCGCAGAACCCATGCACGGACCCGAAAGAACATCATCAAGGCGCTTGCCCAGGGCACACCCTTACGGGTGGGGATCGTCGCCACGGACAACACTCAGGACACCGAGGCGGCCCGACGGGATCTTGAGTCCCTAGGAGTGACCGACATCGGTGTCGACCACGTTCGGCCCTTTGGCCGCGGCACGTCCTCCGGTCAGGCCCCTGACGCTGCGGAGCTGTGCGGGCACTGCGGGGACGGAGTGGCCTCCGTGGGCCCCAACGGTGTCGTCTCTCCGTGTGTGTTCTCAACGTGGCTGGCCACCGGGAACGTACGCGCAGGGTCTATGGCCTCTATCCTGAGCAGCCCTGAGATGAGGGAGGCGACATCCCACATCCAAGCCGCACGTGGGGACGAGACCAGGGCGTGCCGCCCTGACTGCGTCCCGAACAACCCGTGTGACCCCCGATGCGACCCGAACGCCGCTTGCAAGCCAGGGAGTCCGGGCACCGGGTGCCCCCCGAGGAACTAG
- a CDS encoding IS5 family transposase (programmed frameshift), translating to MAPDDLWELFERVVPPAPERPQGGGRRRHGDREVLAAIIFVATSGCTWNQLPPGFGPSGVTAFRRFTEWSEARVWAKLHRLVLDELGSRGELDWSRCAIDSVSVRALKGGGLTGPNPTDRGKNGSKIHLIVDRHGLPLSLGISAANLHDSQALIPLVRGIPPVRSRRGPRRRRPAKLHGDKGYDYPHLRRWLSLRQITHRIARKGTESSQRLGRHRWVVERTVSWLSGCRRLHRRYERKPEHFLAFTAIAATLICHRRIAK from the exons ATGGCTCCAGATGATCTGTGGGAGCTGTTCGAGCGGGTGGTGCCGCCGGCGCCGGAGCGTCCGCAGGGCGGCGGTCGCCGTCGGCATGGGGACCGGGAGGTGCTGGCCGCGATCATCTTCGTCGCCACCTCGGGCTGCACGTGGAACCAACTGCCGCCGGGCTTCGGCCCTTCGGGAGTGACCGCTTTCCGCCGGTTCACCGAGTGGTCCGAGGCGAGGGTGTGGGCCAAGCTCCATCGCCTTGTCCTCGATGAGCTCGGCTCCCGCGGTGAGCTGGACTGGTCGCGCTGTGCGATCGACTCAGTCAGCGTCCGCGCCCTCAAAGGGGGCGGCT TGACGGGACCGAATCCGACCGACCGCGGCAAGAACGGATCGAAAATCCACCTGATCGTCGACCGTCACGGCCTGCCTCTCTCGCTCGGAATCTCCGCCGCCAACCTCCACGACAGCCAGGCCCTCATCCCGCTGGTCCGCGGTATCCCGCCCGTCCGCTCCCGCCGCGGCCCCAGGCGTCGGCGGCCCGCCAAGCTCCACGGCGACAAGGGGTACGACTACCCCCACCTGCGACGCTGGCTCTCTTTACGGCAGATCACCCACCGCATCGCACGCAAGGGCACTGAGTCTTCCCAGCGCCTGGGTCGGCACCGCTGGGTCGTGGAACGGACGGTGTCCTGGCTGTCGGGCTGCCGCCGACTCCACCGCCGATACGAACGCAAGCCCGAGCACTTCCTCGCCTTCACCGCCATCGCGGCAACCCTCATATGCCATCGCAGAATCGCCAAATGA
- a CDS encoding CHAT domain-containing protein — MAHQLPTRVTHDPSLGFTRLPRHVIRHPDVVVGLDARREDEPVQARMYGPAVPSLSGSEHTVTLNVRPREVRSVAARLRQVWKDEFVALQPLDGSGRPAPGRTPLPYASLVDLTAEPAAELRGALARLALDGSQLLYDVLLGGEAEELKLFRGFLTDVLSSDEPLRVRFHSDLYLPWPMLCLPAAPDGGPETGLAGLFGRFLGYRHQLEHTGGNAYARVADDRDPPPRSAPAVSLNHDTGVDAEGLTRAADVATALAEGGDLVERTTRDQLERALGDSLLDEQLMYFWCHGHFTASGDEPPYLVLKLTDQRAIDAHSLRAHRPPPRSCVPFRPFVLLNACYAGLPGNADLAYLGRALFDAGASGILGPQIEMPQRFAAEYALAFVTRYLTGRETAGDIAHALSRHFADTCHNPLGFAYALHSGMDSRLERTA, encoded by the coding sequence ATGGCCCACCAACTCCCGACGCGCGTCACGCACGACCCCAGCCTCGGCTTCACCCGGCTCCCCCGGCACGTCATCCGCCACCCCGACGTCGTCGTCGGCCTCGACGCGCGCCGCGAGGACGAGCCGGTGCAGGCCCGGATGTACGGGCCCGCGGTCCCCTCGCTCAGCGGCTCCGAGCACACGGTGACGCTCAACGTCCGCCCGCGCGAAGTGCGTTCGGTCGCGGCACGGCTGCGGCAGGTGTGGAAGGACGAGTTCGTGGCGCTCCAGCCGCTGGACGGGTCCGGCCGCCCCGCCCCCGGCCGCACCCCGCTCCCGTACGCCTCCCTCGTCGACCTGACCGCCGAACCCGCGGCCGAACTGCGCGGAGCGCTCGCCCGACTGGCCCTGGACGGCAGTCAGTTGCTGTACGACGTCCTCCTCGGCGGCGAGGCGGAGGAGCTCAAACTCTTCCGCGGCTTCCTGACCGACGTCCTGAGCAGCGACGAACCCCTGCGCGTCCGCTTCCACTCGGACCTGTACCTGCCCTGGCCGATGCTGTGCCTGCCCGCCGCCCCGGACGGAGGCCCTGAGACCGGCCTCGCGGGCCTGTTCGGCCGCTTCCTCGGCTACCGCCACCAGCTCGAACACACCGGCGGCAACGCCTACGCCCGCGTCGCCGACGACCGCGACCCGCCGCCCCGCTCGGCCCCCGCCGTCAGCCTCAACCACGACACGGGTGTCGACGCGGAGGGCCTGACCCGGGCCGCCGACGTCGCCACCGCCCTCGCCGAGGGCGGCGACCTCGTCGAACGCACCACCCGTGACCAGCTGGAACGCGCCCTCGGCGACAGCCTCCTCGACGAGCAGCTGATGTACTTCTGGTGCCACGGCCACTTCACCGCTTCCGGCGACGAACCCCCGTACCTCGTCCTGAAGTTGACCGACCAGCGGGCCATCGACGCGCACAGCCTGCGCGCCCACCGCCCGCCCCCGCGCTCCTGCGTGCCGTTCAGGCCCTTCGTCCTGCTCAACGCCTGCTACGCGGGCCTCCCCGGCAACGCGGACCTGGCCTACCTCGGCAGGGCCCTGTTCGACGCGGGCGCGAGCGGGATCCTCGGGCCGCAGATCGAGATGCCGCAGCGCTTCGCCGCCGAGTACGCGCTCGCCTTCGTCACCCGCTACCTGACCGGCCGGGAGACGGCGGGCGACATCGCGCACGCCCTGTCCCGGCACTTCGCCGACACCTGCCACAACCCGCTGGGCTTCGCCTACGCGCTGCACAGCGGCATGGACAGCCGTCTGGAGCGCACGGCGTGA
- a CDS encoding protein kinase: MDDLPDPHFRELIHPHTGDVTRVRRPASGFSSDYAAIIHAEHGQFFVKGMFNDPGARLESLTKERDIAPFVQSVAPQLMWSVDGEGWVILGFEVVDGRMASFDPGTTDLPAVIEALNHIAKIPVPTVALDWIEERWDTFADNESEAELFRGATLLHTDINPSNIMIGTDRTWVVDWSWPTRGAGFIDPATLVVQLISGGHTPAYAESWAAQCHAWEAADPKALDAFAKAMWRLYRQRAIDFQAEWLGAMEEAAHTWVRYRIDGA, from the coding sequence GTGGATGATCTGCCAGACCCCCACTTTCGGGAACTGATCCACCCGCACACCGGCGACGTCACACGAGTGAGGCGTCCTGCGAGCGGATTCAGCTCTGACTACGCTGCGATCATCCACGCCGAGCACGGGCAGTTCTTCGTCAAGGGCATGTTCAACGATCCCGGGGCACGGCTGGAGTCCCTCACCAAGGAGAGGGACATTGCCCCGTTCGTTCAGTCGGTAGCGCCGCAACTGATGTGGAGTGTCGATGGCGAGGGCTGGGTGATCCTCGGGTTCGAGGTCGTCGACGGCCGCATGGCATCCTTCGATCCAGGTACTACGGATCTCCCCGCGGTTATCGAAGCTTTGAATCACATCGCGAAAATTCCTGTACCAACGGTTGCGCTGGACTGGATCGAAGAACGCTGGGACACCTTCGCCGACAATGAGTCGGAAGCTGAGCTGTTCCGGGGCGCAACCTTGCTACACACGGACATCAACCCCAGCAACATCATGATCGGGACCGATCGAACATGGGTCGTTGACTGGTCTTGGCCGACCCGAGGAGCGGGCTTCATCGATCCCGCTACCCTAGTCGTTCAGCTCATCTCTGGCGGGCACACTCCGGCCTACGCAGAATCCTGGGCTGCACAATGCCACGCGTGGGAAGCCGCAGACCCCAAAGCGCTCGATGCTTTCGCCAAGGCCATGTGGCGCCTGTACCGGCAAAGGGCTATCGACTTTCAGGCTGAGTGGCTAGGGGCAATGGAAGAAGCAGCCCATACCTGGGTCAGGTACCGGATTGACGGCGCCTAG
- the mca gene encoding mycothiol conjugate amidase Mca, protein MTEQLRLMAVHAHPDDESSKGAATMAKYVSEGVDVLVVTCTGGERGDILNPKLQGDTYIQEHIHEVRKKEMDEAREILGVKQEWLGFVDSGLPEGDPLPPLPEGCFALEDVDKAAGELVKQIRAFRPQVITTYDENGGYPHPDHIMTHKISMVAFDGAADAEKYPESEFGPVFTPQKLYYNQGFNRPRTEALHQAMLDRGLESPYGEWLKRWDEFERVERTLTTHVPCADFYEIRDKALIAHATQIDPDGGWFRVPMDIQREVWPTEEYELAKSLVDTSLPEDDLFAGIRDNA, encoded by the coding sequence TTGACTGAGCAGCTTCGACTGATGGCCGTTCACGCCCACCCCGACGACGAGTCGAGCAAGGGCGCGGCCACCATGGCCAAGTACGTGTCCGAAGGGGTGGACGTGCTCGTCGTGACCTGCACGGGCGGAGAGCGCGGCGACATCCTGAACCCCAAGCTCCAGGGGGACACGTACATCCAGGAGCACATTCACGAGGTGCGCAAGAAGGAGATGGACGAGGCCCGGGAGATCCTCGGCGTCAAGCAGGAGTGGCTCGGCTTCGTCGACTCGGGCCTGCCGGAGGGCGACCCGCTGCCGCCGCTGCCCGAGGGCTGCTTCGCCCTGGAGGACGTCGACAAGGCGGCCGGGGAGCTGGTGAAGCAGATCCGCGCGTTCCGTCCGCAGGTGATCACGACGTACGACGAGAACGGCGGGTACCCGCACCCGGACCACATCATGACCCACAAGATCTCGATGGTGGCCTTCGACGGCGCGGCGGACGCCGAGAAGTACCCGGAGAGCGAGTTCGGCCCCGTCTTCACGCCGCAGAAGCTGTACTACAACCAGGGCTTCAACCGGCCGCGCACCGAGGCCCTGCACCAGGCCATGCTGGACCGCGGCCTGGAGTCGCCCTACGGGGAGTGGCTGAAGCGCTGGGACGAGTTCGAGCGGGTCGAGCGCACGCTGACCACGCACGTCCCGTGCGCCGACTTCTACGAGATCCGCGACAAGGCGCTGATCGCGCACGCCACGCAGATCGACCCCGACGGCGGCTGGTTCCGCGTCCCGATGGACATCCAGCGGGAGGTCTGGCCGACCGAGGAGTACGAGCTCGCGAAGTCTCTCGTCGATACCTCCCTCCCCGAGGACGACCTCTTCGCGGGCATCCGCGACAATGCCTGA
- the greA gene encoding transcription elongation factor GreA, whose amino-acid sequence MTQTSDNVTWLTQEAYDQLKAELEYLSGPARTEIASKIAAAREEGDLRENGGYHAAKEEQGKQELRVRQLTQLLEHAKVGEAPSVDGGVAPGMVVTIAFDGDEDDTLTFLLASREYASGDIETYSPQSPLGAGVNGKKIGEDAQYELPNGKMASVKVLEAKPYQG is encoded by the coding sequence GTGACCCAGACCAGCGACAACGTCACCTGGCTGACCCAGGAGGCGTACGACCAGCTCAAGGCCGAGCTGGAGTACCTGTCTGGTCCTGCGCGCACCGAGATCGCGTCCAAGATCGCGGCGGCGCGTGAGGAAGGCGACCTGCGCGAGAACGGCGGGTACCACGCGGCCAAGGAGGAGCAGGGCAAGCAGGAGCTCCGTGTCCGCCAGCTCACCCAGCTCCTGGAGCATGCCAAGGTCGGTGAGGCACCGTCCGTGGACGGCGGCGTCGCCCCCGGCATGGTCGTCACGATCGCCTTCGACGGCGACGAGGACGACACGCTGACCTTCCTGCTGGCCTCCCGGGAGTACGCCAGCGGCGACATCGAGACGTACTCCCCGCAGTCGCCGCTCGGCGCCGGCGTCAACGGCAAGAAGATCGGCGAGGACGCCCAGTACGAACTGCCGAACGGCAAGATGGCCTCCGTCAAGGTCCTCGAGGCCAAGCCGTACCAGGGCTGA